The Lycium barbarum isolate Lr01 chromosome 11, ASM1917538v2, whole genome shotgun sequence genome contains the following window.
CTTGTTGTATGCCGCATGTGTGCTCATTGCAGTACACTGTTATAATAAACCTATAACGTACTACGTATTTATTGGCGTGTAGTATCCACTTGCAAGAATCATCAATACATCTAGCCACATATTTGACTGATTTGTTCTTCCAGACATAGAAATTGAAGTGTGTCTTCAAGGAAGCTATCCCAAGCGCTTCCACTAGCGTACGCTTGTCCTTGAAAGTGTCGCCACTCTTAAAACATGTTCCATCAACATAGCTATGGTTGCTGGAAGCAGGATTCTCCAAATCATCTCCATGAACATTATCAGGACAGTCATTGTCCATTGGAGGTTTACAAGGATCTTTATCGATGTCATTGTCCATTGGAGGTTCGCAAGGATCTTCATCGATGATTGTTGAGGCTGCCCCTGATGAATTCAGTGCAGCTGATGAATTTGGACTTTCGACAATCCTCTCCTTCAAACTTACATATAACGTAGGCCTGGAACCATCCTTATCAACATTCATAAGGTGTATACAGACTTCATGGTCATTTGTGATATAGATAGGAGGCAGTCCCTTTTTAGGAGCATCAATTATGTAGCTAATGGACACTTTCATCAACAAGGGGTATATATTACTAGACAGAATCACGCTCCTCAACAAATCATCATCAGTGTGATAATTATCCAATTCAACAGGTTGGATGTTTTGTGGAGAATTTCAATTCCATGCGGTTTTAATATAAACCCTCCATAATAAATTTAAATTGGTCCACACTAGACACAGAATATCAAAAAttataaattttgaaaaaaacAAATTAAAGCTTACCAAATCACGAATTAAAGCTTACCGGACCAAACTATAACCAAAAAGAGTAATATCCCAAGCCGTAAAACCCAGAAATAACCACCCAAATCAAAATTTGTTTTCAAAAGCTTCAATGGGTTTAACAATGGCAGCTGAGAAAGAAGGAACGAGAGGAGAAAATGAGAAGGATAGCTCTGCTATACTAGGgttaagatcgaaagaaaggagAAGAGCTGATTTGAGAGCTTCATTTGAAGAAAAAAGCAAGATTATGGAAGAGACGAATGGGGGGAAATGAtttataataattttattttattatttttattttttaaatcctTGGACGAAaatgtattttttaaaatttggggGCTTAATTTGGCGCCCCAATAACTTAACTTCACTTAATTAGCATTAATCCTAAATAGGGTCATATCACCTAATAATTAAAATTAGGGGTCCAGAttcctggaaaaaaaaaattgctatggGCTCTGTCACCGCACTTCCAATGGTAAGTGCTGAGGTGACAACTCATTGGAGGTCTTTTGGTAATTGTTTCCTTGTCTACTTTGGGCTTTCTTATGCTACTAACGAGACCTATCTATAAATAGTCCAGGATTATATTGAAGCAATTTTATGCACGTTCAATAATATCCATCAACGTAATAGTGAGAATCAAGAGCATTCAAGCATTGAGAGTTCTGGTGAGAAGGAACATTCAGATAAATCAGTTGGACGAAATGTTTGTTCAGAAAGTTATCAAAATTGTTTGAGTCCCGTTCTAGTTTCTTGTATTAGGCTATCGAGTTGTAATTTTTTTGCTTATTCAAGAAGCAATTTGTAATGTTACTTTGAGAGAGCAATTGGCTTTAAGTTAGATCTAACTTGAAGGGGTTAGCAACAATCAAGTGATTGTTGGGATAAAGGGAGTCTAAAACAAATATGACTCATTGTTTTACTAGAGAGTTAATTGAAATCCCACAGGAACGAATCGTGGTTGTTACACATTTTGAGCATGGTAAAATTTTACGTAAAATAGTGTGTTCTTGATTTTATGTGTATTGCAATATCTGCAGGCAACTAGCAAGAAGAATTCGAAGAACCAGTTCTATATGTTAGTTATGTAGGATGAACAAATGGCAGGTACTTCGGAGTTCATAGAGAAAATTTGCAACGACCCAATTCACCCCTTTTTGTgtcaattcaagaagaaagactactaattttattttttgttagaACATTTGGGAccttatacatttttttttttttgaatagaTAGATAATTAAGCTTTTTAGTTTTATAAATGATATATTTTTCACTCAATGACATTCCTATTGACGTCTAGGGTGGTGCCTTTGGGGCTCAGAAAGTTCTTCccgatttactttttttttaaaaaaaaaaagagggacaGACAAGTTGGTTAATCCTAATATTGCATACCATTTTCTATTATGGATATGTGTGTAGAAGAAACGGTATATTAATAAAGAAAGTTTTTGTAGACTCTTTATTGAAACTGCCTTTAGAGAAAGAAATTCTTCTATACAGACAAATTAAGGGAAAGCAACACCAAATacccctaaaatataaaatatttatccgCTCCATGCCCCTCCTAAAGTAATTTCGCTTCTATCCCAGCTGGCCGGAAATATTTACCCGACATACTCCCTCGCCCAAATCCCTTCCTCCATATCAtgaaggactaagagaaggactgacacggtcctccatgataccatctcagtatatttatatacgaCGATGGTACCATGATCCTGAGGAGTGTCTCACTGAAGGACTGAAGCATTCCTTCATGATACTatcacaatatatgtatataagacgatTGTATCATAGAGGTTTTTCTCGAGAAAAGTGTGTCATTTTGAATAAATGAACACGATcatccataataccatctcagtatattttatatatcatgttggtatcatggaggactagaaaaggactgaagcagtcttcCATGAtatcatctcagtatatttatataccatgtttaGTATCATAATTTTGGAGACATCTTGGgtaaataattttaatttttcctgGGGGTACAAAAGTCATGAGGGTATGTGTAGGTAATTATTTTGGTTTGAGTATATAATTATTTTGATT
Protein-coding sequences here:
- the LOC132619732 gene encoding uncharacterized protein LOC132619732 gives rise to the protein MKVSISYIIDAPKKGLPPIYITNDHEVCIHLMNVDKDGSRPTLYVSLKERIVESPNSSAALNSSGAASTIIDEDPCEPPMDNDIDKDPCKPPMDNDCPDNVHGDDLENPASSNHSYVDGTCFKSGDTFKDKRTLVEALGIASLKTHFNFYVWKNKSVKYVARCIDDSCKWILHANKYVVRYRFIITVYCNEHTCGIQQVFTNHSKASCVVIARHIMGKFEEGARITPKKIQKKVSERFSCEISYWKAYQVGIIAKEFIRGSAADGYSKLIPYSWIVHSTNPESKTNLQLDKEGRFLYYFLAFEEWIRRFKHMIKIIAVDGTHLKEKHGGVC